Proteins from a single region of Symphalangus syndactylus isolate Jambi chromosome 12, NHGRI_mSymSyn1-v2.1_pri, whole genome shotgun sequence:
- the OR6Y1 gene encoding olfactory receptor 6Y1 isoform X1, producing MTTIILEADNRTVTTHFILLGFPTRPALQLLFFFIFLPTYLLTLLENLLIILAIHSDGQLHKPMYFFLSHLSFLEMWYVTVISPRMLVDFLSHDKSISFNGCMTQLYFFVTFVCTEYILLAIMAFDRYVAICNPLRYPVIMTNQLCGTLAGGCWFCGLMTAMIKMVFIAQLHYCGTPQINHYFCDISPLLNVSCEDSSQAELVDFFLALMVIVIPLCVVVASYAAILATILRIPSAQGCQKTFSTCASHLTVVILFYSTTLFTYARPKLMYAYNSNKVVSVLYTVIVPLLNPIIYCLRNREVKAALRKTIHCRATGPQGNGAFSS from the coding sequence ATGACCACCATAATTCTGGAAGCAGATAATCGTACAGTGACAACACATTTCATTCTTCTGGGGTTTCCAACAAGACCAGCCTTAcagcttctctttttcttcattttcctgcCAACCTATCTGCTGACACTGCTGGAGAATCTTCTTATCATCTTAGCTATCCACAGTGATGGGCAGCTGCATAAGCCCATGTACTTCTTCTTGAGCCACCTCTCCTTCCTGGAGATGTGGTATGTCACAGTCATCAGCCCCAGGATGCTTGTTGACTTCCTCAGTCATGACAAGAGTATTTCCTTCAATGGCTGCATGACTCAACTTTACTTTTTTGTGACCTTTGTCTGCACTGAGTACATTCTTCTTGCTATCATGGCCTTTGACCGctatgtagccatttgtaatccACTACGCTACCCAGTCATCATGACCAACCAGCTCTGTGGCACACTGGCTGGAGGATGCTGGTTCTGTGGACTCATGACTGCCATGATTAAGATGGTTTTTATAGCGCAACTTCACTACTGTGGCACGCCTCAGATCAATCACTACTTTTGTGATATCTCTCCACTCCTTAACGTCTCCTGTGAGGACTCCTCACAGGCTGAGCTGGTGGACTTTTTCTTGGCCCTCATGGTCATTGTTATTCCTCTTTGTGTTGTGGTGGCATCCTACGCTGCTATCCTTGCCACCATCCTCAGGATCCCTTCCGCTCAGGGCTGCCAAAAGACATTCTCCACCTGTGCTTCCCACCTGACCGTTGTAATTCTCTTCTATTCCACAACCCTTTTCACCTATGCCCGTCCCAAACTCATGTATGCCTACAATTCCAACAAAGTGGTATCTGTTCTCTACACTGTCATCGTTCCACTCCTCAACCCCATCATTTACTGTCTGAGGAACCGTGAAGTAAAGGCAGCCCTCAGAAAGACCATACACTGCAGAGCAACTGGGCCCCAGGGAAATGGGGCTTTCAGTAGTTAA
- the OR6Y1 gene encoding olfactory receptor 6Y1 isoform X2, producing the protein MPIMTTIILEADNRTVTTHFILLGFPTRPALQLLFFFIFLPTYLLTLLENLLIILAIHSDGQLHKPMYFFLSHLSFLEMWYVTVISPRMLVDFLSHDKSISFNGCMTQLYFFVTFVCTEYILLAIMAFDRYVAICNPLRYPVIMTNQLCGTLAGGCWFCGLMTAMIKMVFIAQLHYCGTPQINHYFCDISPLLNVSCEDSSQAELVDFFLALMVIVIPLCVVVASYAAILATILRIPSAQGCQKTFSTCASHLTVVILFYSTTLFTYARPKLMYAYNSNKVVSVLYTVIVPLLNPIIYCLRNREVKAALRKTIHCRATGPQGNGAFSS; encoded by the coding sequence CCAATCATGACCACCATAATTCTGGAAGCAGATAATCGTACAGTGACAACACATTTCATTCTTCTGGGGTTTCCAACAAGACCAGCCTTAcagcttctctttttcttcattttcctgcCAACCTATCTGCTGACACTGCTGGAGAATCTTCTTATCATCTTAGCTATCCACAGTGATGGGCAGCTGCATAAGCCCATGTACTTCTTCTTGAGCCACCTCTCCTTCCTGGAGATGTGGTATGTCACAGTCATCAGCCCCAGGATGCTTGTTGACTTCCTCAGTCATGACAAGAGTATTTCCTTCAATGGCTGCATGACTCAACTTTACTTTTTTGTGACCTTTGTCTGCACTGAGTACATTCTTCTTGCTATCATGGCCTTTGACCGctatgtagccatttgtaatccACTACGCTACCCAGTCATCATGACCAACCAGCTCTGTGGCACACTGGCTGGAGGATGCTGGTTCTGTGGACTCATGACTGCCATGATTAAGATGGTTTTTATAGCGCAACTTCACTACTGTGGCACGCCTCAGATCAATCACTACTTTTGTGATATCTCTCCACTCCTTAACGTCTCCTGTGAGGACTCCTCACAGGCTGAGCTGGTGGACTTTTTCTTGGCCCTCATGGTCATTGTTATTCCTCTTTGTGTTGTGGTGGCATCCTACGCTGCTATCCTTGCCACCATCCTCAGGATCCCTTCCGCTCAGGGCTGCCAAAAGACATTCTCCACCTGTGCTTCCCACCTGACCGTTGTAATTCTCTTCTATTCCACAACCCTTTTCACCTATGCCCGTCCCAAACTCATGTATGCCTACAATTCCAACAAAGTGGTATCTGTTCTCTACACTGTCATCGTTCCACTCCTCAACCCCATCATTTACTGTCTGAGGAACCGTGAAGTAAAGGCAGCCCTCAGAAAGACCATACACTGCAGAGCAACTGGGCCCCAGGGAAATGGGGCTTTCAGTAGTTAA